From the genome of Nocardia sp. NBC_01503, one region includes:
- the miaA gene encoding tRNA (adenosine(37)-N6)-dimethylallyltransferase MiaA, with amino-acid sequence MITPVAVVGPTATGKSDLALDLAERLHGEIVNIDAMQLYRGMDVGTAKLTLRERRGIPHHQLDVLDVTETATVASYQTAARADVEAIMARGHTPVIVGGSMMYVQALLDDWDFPATDPRIRAKWETLLEERGVVIVHEALRAADPVAAATILPTDGRRMVRALEVVELTGRPFAASAPQIGEPRWGTTIIGVDRETAALDARIELRTAKMFETGLVEEVHTLIAQGLREGRTACRAIGYAQVLDYLDGEYDLAQARERTFIGTRRYVRRQRSWFRRDQRVRWVDGADPHLTETALTLVKS; translated from the coding sequence ATGATCACCCCCGTCGCCGTCGTCGGCCCCACCGCCACCGGTAAATCCGATCTGGCCCTGGACCTGGCCGAACGACTCCACGGCGAGATCGTGAATATCGACGCCATGCAGCTCTACCGCGGTATGGATGTCGGCACCGCCAAACTCACCCTGCGAGAGCGCCGCGGCATCCCGCATCACCAACTCGATGTTCTCGACGTCACCGAAACCGCCACGGTCGCCTCCTACCAAACCGCCGCCCGCGCCGATGTCGAGGCGATCATGGCGCGCGGCCACACCCCGGTGATCGTCGGCGGCTCCATGATGTATGTCCAAGCGCTGCTGGACGATTGGGATTTCCCGGCCACCGATCCGCGGATCCGCGCCAAATGGGAGACCTTGCTCGAGGAGCGCGGCGTCGTGATCGTGCACGAGGCATTGCGGGCCGCCGATCCGGTCGCCGCCGCCACCATCCTCCCCACCGACGGCCGCCGCATGGTTCGCGCCCTCGAGGTGGTGGAGCTGACCGGTAGACCCTTCGCCGCCTCGGCCCCTCAGATCGGTGAACCCCGCTGGGGCACAACCATTATCGGTGTCGACCGCGAGACCGCCGCCCTGGACGCCCGCATCGAACTGCGCACCGCGAAGATGTTCGAGACCGGCCTGGTCGAGGAGGTGCACACCCTCATCGCCCAGGGTCTGCGCGAGGGCCGAACCGCCTGCCGCGCAATCGGATACGCCCAGGTACTGGACTACCTCGACGGCGAATACGATCTCGCGCAAGCGCGGGAACGCACCTTCATCGGCACCCGCCGCTATGTCCGCCGCCAGCGCTCCTGGTTCCGCCGCGATCAGCGCGTGCGCTGGGTCGACGGTGCCGACCCGCACCTGACCGAAACCGCTCTGACTCTCGTGAAATCCTGA
- a CDS encoding DUF349 domain-containing protein has product MSDNSGNEKATQSEPTSTPQPGAAQRPSPATAAGPRPGPAPRKPEAPKPHAVKPTPGPATPHPHPVVVPSMSDPSQWGRVDEDGTAWVKTTDGERVIGSWQAGDAAEGLAHFGRRFDDLATEVALLEARLAAGTDARKTKTAATALAETLPEAAVIGDIDGLTQRLRAIIEHSDEAAAHAKEEKERSRHEQTERKEALAAEAEQIATDSTQWKVAGDRLREILDEWKTIRGVDRKVDDALWRRFSKAREAFNRRRGAHFAELDRERASAKTRKEELCVRAEELAGSTDWAGTAAVFRDLLAEWKAAGRAPREADEQLWKRFKSAQDIFFAARNSAASERDAEFEQNATAKEELLLHYENLNPETNLDAARAALRDLQEKWDAIGKVPRERIHDLEARLRAVEKRVRDAVDAQWRRSDPEAMARAAQFRERVAQFEEQAAKAQAAGKTRDAEKALEQAQQWREWAEAAEGAVSQR; this is encoded by the coding sequence ATGAGCGACAACAGCGGAAACGAGAAGGCGACCCAGTCGGAACCGACCTCGACGCCCCAGCCCGGCGCCGCCCAGCGTCCGTCTCCGGCCACCGCCGCCGGTCCCCGCCCGGGGCCCGCACCGCGTAAACCGGAAGCCCCCAAGCCACACGCCGTCAAGCCCACTCCCGGCCCGGCGACCCCGCACCCGCATCCCGTCGTGGTGCCCAGTATGAGCGACCCCAGCCAGTGGGGACGAGTCGACGAGGACGGCACCGCCTGGGTCAAGACAACCGACGGCGAACGCGTCATCGGCTCCTGGCAGGCCGGTGACGCGGCCGAGGGCCTGGCGCACTTCGGCCGCCGCTTCGACGATCTCGCCACCGAGGTGGCCCTGCTCGAAGCCCGCCTCGCCGCCGGCACCGACGCCCGCAAGACCAAAACCGCCGCCACCGCGCTTGCCGAAACATTGCCCGAAGCCGCCGTCATCGGCGATATCGACGGACTCACCCAGCGCCTGCGGGCCATTATCGAACACTCCGACGAGGCGGCCGCGCACGCCAAGGAGGAGAAGGAACGCTCCCGGCACGAGCAAACCGAGCGTAAGGAAGCCCTGGCCGCGGAGGCCGAGCAAATCGCCACCGACTCCACGCAGTGGAAGGTCGCGGGCGATCGGCTCCGCGAGATCCTGGACGAGTGGAAGACCATCCGCGGCGTCGATCGCAAGGTCGACGACGCGCTGTGGCGACGCTTCTCCAAGGCCCGCGAGGCCTTCAACCGCCGCCGCGGGGCGCACTTCGCGGAGCTGGATCGGGAACGGGCCTCTGCCAAGACGCGCAAGGAAGAACTCTGCGTGCGCGCCGAAGAACTGGCCGGATCCACCGACTGGGCGGGGACGGCCGCGGTCTTCCGCGATCTGCTCGCCGAATGGAAAGCCGCCGGGCGCGCGCCTCGTGAGGCCGACGAACAGCTGTGGAAGCGTTTCAAATCCGCCCAGGACATCTTCTTCGCGGCACGGAATTCCGCGGCGTCCGAGCGTGATGCGGAGTTCGAGCAGAACGCCACCGCCAAGGAAGAACTGCTGCTGCATTACGAAAACCTCAATCCCGAGACGAATCTCGATGCGGCACGGGCGGCTTTGCGCGATCTGCAGGAGAAGTGGGATGCCATCGGCAAGGTCCCGCGCGAGCGCATCCACGATCTGGAGGCGCGCCTGCGGGCCGTCGAAAAGCGCGTCCGGGATGCGGTGGATGCCCAGTGGCGACGCAGCGATCCGGAGGCCATGGCTCGCGCCGCGCAATTCCGTGAGCGCGTTGCCCAGTTCGAGGAGCAGGCCGCCAAAGCACAGGCCGCGGGCAAGACCCGCGACGCGGAGAAGGCCCTGGAGCAGGCCCAGCAGTGGCGTGAGTGGGCCGAAGCCGCCGAGGGCGCCGTCAGCCAGCGCTGA